The following proteins come from a genomic window of Gimesia chilikensis:
- a CDS encoding MafI family immunity protein, producing the protein MINELDIVQGIYSILEEIGDSLPSENVIDTKELLEHNDWGEALDLLCTQLYEYDVEISSSTYEKIEWLGEKMEMEPKVWTILKDLVNEE; encoded by the coding sequence ATGATTAATGAATTAGATATAGTCCAAGGAATTTACTCAATTTTAGAAGAAATCGGTGATTCATTGCCATCAGAGAATGTTATCGATACCAAAGAGCTTCTAGAACATAATGATTGGGGAGAAGCCTTGGACCTGCTATGTACTCAGTTGTATGAATATGATGTTGAAATCAGTTCGTCTACCTATGAAAAAATAGAATGGCTTGGAGAAAAGATGGAAATGGAGCCAAAGGTATGGACGATTTTAAAAGATCTTGTGAATGAAGAATAG
- a CDS encoding carbohydrate porin, translating to MKSGVISVVLLSISLACVSVRADEPAPLLISEAALEGNDLLNDSALTPISHLAGQEACCESTDGGCLGDECVGATDCGYECSESLFSRQYLTGDLFGARSGLAEHGVLADIQLTQFYQGVASGGRRRTFLYGGKADYMFTFQGEQLGLNKGFSAILHAESRFGSDINGAAGALGFPNSNMFYPLPGQHETAITGLMFMQALSENFALTAGKYNLLDLWNMIYPNTGRGINGFMNLSMIAPTPIIRTTNLSINGAGAMGLHEGQIQSALMVYDTTNSSTTAGLDDLFDQGAVVLGYGRIFTEWRGLPGSHALLGNWSSRTYTSVDPTSWTVIPGQGVVAAGQQTGSWTISYILDQVVWADCCNDKRDVRLMSQWMIADGDPNPYRWSGNIALQANGLFACREQDSLGIGYFYNELSSDFKSLLNGVVPIRNTQGVELYYNMAWTPWFHVTADLQVLEDANANDDTSVMPGLRANLRF from the coding sequence ATGAAGTCCGGTGTAATCAGTGTGGTTCTGCTGTCGATCAGTCTGGCATGTGTTTCTGTTCGCGCGGACGAGCCTGCGCCGCTGTTGATATCAGAAGCAGCATTGGAGGGCAATGATCTGCTGAATGATTCTGCGCTGACGCCGATCAGTCATCTTGCGGGGCAGGAGGCTTGCTGCGAATCGACAGACGGCGGTTGCCTGGGCGACGAATGTGTAGGGGCCACTGATTGTGGATATGAATGTTCCGAGTCTCTGTTTTCGCGACAGTATCTGACGGGGGATCTGTTTGGTGCGCGCTCCGGGCTGGCAGAGCATGGGGTGCTGGCGGATATTCAGTTGACGCAGTTCTACCAGGGGGTTGCGAGTGGTGGTCGTCGTCGGACCTTCCTGTATGGCGGTAAAGCCGACTACATGTTTACGTTCCAGGGAGAACAGTTAGGGCTCAATAAAGGCTTTTCAGCAATCCTGCATGCAGAAAGCCGGTTCGGCAGTGATATCAATGGAGCAGCTGGTGCATTGGGTTTTCCGAACAGTAATATGTTCTATCCGTTACCCGGACAGCACGAAACGGCGATCACCGGCTTGATGTTTATGCAAGCTTTGAGTGAGAACTTTGCTTTAACCGCGGGAAAATATAATCTGCTTGATTTGTGGAATATGATCTATCCGAATACGGGTCGAGGTATCAACGGATTCATGAACCTCTCCATGATTGCACCCACCCCCATTATTCGCACCACGAACCTATCAATTAACGGTGCAGGAGCGATGGGACTGCACGAAGGGCAGATTCAGAGTGCGTTGATGGTCTACGACACGACCAACTCATCGACGACAGCCGGTCTGGATGACCTGTTTGACCAGGGTGCCGTTGTACTGGGTTACGGACGTATCTTCACGGAATGGCGCGGCCTCCCTGGCTCACATGCGCTACTGGGAAACTGGAGCAGTCGGACTTACACTTCTGTCGATCCGACCAGTTGGACCGTGATTCCGGGGCAGGGGGTAGTTGCCGCCGGTCAGCAGACGGGATCGTGGACGATCAGTTATATTCTGGACCAGGTGGTCTGGGCAGATTGCTGCAATGACAAACGCGACGTGCGACTGATGAGTCAGTGGATGATTGCTGACGGAGATCCGAACCCGTATCGCTGGAGCGGCAACATCGCACTACAGGCCAATGGCCTGTTTGCCTGCCGCGAACAGGACTCGCTGGGGATCGGGTATTTTTACAATGAACTGAGCAGCGATTTCAAATCACTGCTTAACGGAGTTGTGCCAATCCGTAATACGCAGGGAGTTGAACTTTACTATAACATGGCGTGGACTCCCTGGTTCCATGTGACTGCTGATCTGCAGGTTCTGGAAGACGCCAACGCCAATGATGACACGTCCGTTATGCCTGGCCTGCGGGCGAATCTGCGGTTTTAA
- a CDS encoding RDD family protein: protein MGRRYIAGCFDNLLAIILALVVANQLPDSQPAIQVAVMVATYLAYYLVSEGLFYTSPVKYLTGLTIRNFDGGPCSFRQTIIRTLMRILEVNPLLLGCIPAALAIFLTRDKQRFGDQLARTVVVRR from the coding sequence ATGGGGCGCCGATATATCGCCGGTTGTTTTGATAACCTGCTGGCAATAATTCTGGCTCTGGTGGTCGCGAATCAATTACCCGATTCGCAGCCTGCTATCCAGGTGGCTGTGATGGTGGCGACCTATCTGGCGTATTACCTGGTCTCGGAAGGCCTGTTCTATACTTCCCCGGTCAAATATCTGACCGGACTCACGATCCGAAACTTTGACGGGGGGCCTTGCTCGTTTCGTCAAACTATCATCCGTACGCTGATGCGAATCCTGGAAGTCAATCCGCTTCTTTTGGGCTGCATCCCCGCCGCACTCGCCATTTTCTTAACGCGAGATAAACAGCGTTTTGGCGATCAACTCGCGCGGACCGTGGTGGTTCGACGGTGA
- a CDS encoding efflux RND transporter periplasmic adaptor subunit: MKNTMTVASFLALISLSLTGCEYLPQTHAESHTAAPGKAHGEEHGEGHAEEHGGAHAESHGEGHEEGGHHPIHKIIVTTPVKKDVISTQQYVCQIHSCQHIEVRALEGGYLEKINIKEGQHVKKGDLLFKILPTLFQARMESELAEANRVQIELDNAQSLMDKGIVSSQEIALKKAELAKAKAKVQLAQAELGFTNVKAPFDGIVDRQRNQLGSLIEEGDVLTTMSDNSLMWVYFNVPEAQYLEYKAELDKDGGKSDHLQIELKLANGEIFPQEGKIGAIEADFNNMTGNIPFRADFSNPEGLLRNGQTGTILIHRTLQNLLVIPQRATFEILAKRYAFVVDKDNVVHQRDIEIKGEQDDIFVLKSGLKEGERIILEGIRQVKDGDKIKYDFRDPKEVLSNLKYHAE, translated from the coding sequence ATGAAAAACACAATGACTGTCGCCAGTTTTCTGGCTCTGATTTCACTCTCGTTAACCGGTTGCGAGTATCTCCCGCAGACTCACGCCGAATCTCACACCGCTGCGCCAGGTAAGGCACATGGCGAAGAACATGGGGAAGGTCACGCTGAAGAACATGGCGGTGCGCATGCAGAGTCTCACGGTGAGGGACACGAAGAAGGGGGACATCACCCGATACACAAGATTATTGTGACGACTCCGGTCAAAAAAGATGTGATCAGCACCCAGCAGTATGTCTGTCAGATTCACTCCTGTCAGCACATCGAAGTCCGTGCCCTGGAAGGCGGTTACCTGGAAAAGATTAATATTAAAGAAGGACAGCACGTCAAGAAAGGGGATCTGCTGTTTAAGATCCTGCCGACGCTGTTCCAGGCCCGGATGGAATCAGAACTGGCGGAAGCCAATCGCGTGCAGATTGAGCTGGATAACGCCCAGTCACTGATGGATAAAGGAATCGTTTCGTCACAGGAGATTGCGCTGAAGAAAGCGGAACTGGCGAAAGCGAAAGCCAAAGTGCAACTGGCCCAGGCGGAACTGGGATTTACGAATGTCAAAGCCCCCTTCGACGGGATTGTCGACCGCCAGCGGAATCAGCTGGGAAGTCTGATTGAAGAGGGAGACGTGCTGACGACCATGTCCGACAACAGTCTGATGTGGGTTTACTTTAACGTGCCCGAGGCACAGTACCTGGAGTACAAAGCCGAGCTGGATAAGGATGGCGGAAAATCGGACCATCTGCAGATCGAACTCAAACTGGCCAACGGCGAAATCTTTCCTCAAGAAGGGAAGATCGGTGCAATTGAAGCTGATTTTAATAACATGACGGGGAACATCCCCTTCCGCGCGGATTTTTCGAATCCGGAAGGGTTGCTGCGTAACGGTCAGACCGGAACGATTTTGATTCATCGCACCCTGCAGAACCTACTCGTGATACCACAGAGAGCGACTTTCGAGATTCTCGCCAAACGCTATGCGTTCGTTGTTGATAAGGACAACGTCGTGCACCAGAGAGACATTGAGATCAAGGGCGAACAGGATGATATCTTCGTGCTCAAGAGTGGTCTCAAGGAAGGCGAGAGGATCATTCTCGAGGGTATTCGTCAGGTGAAGGATGGCGACAAGATCAAATACGATTTCCGTGACCCAAAGGAAGTACTCAGTAACCTGAAATATCACGCGGAATAA
- a CDS encoding arylsulfatase — translation MRRLHREFNSRILLLCLSLGMFGVSAGCSGEMSRSASAQDADQSETVTTQAPVPQSSKSFTPQTTGVIGSPSATTTIDGKQLPAPAPKFEGVIKDNALQSKEWWAPRIVPPKEAPNILLIMTDDAGFGVPSTFGGVIPTPTMDRIAKAGLRYNRVFSTSLCSPTRAALITGRNHHSVGFGVIAEQATGFPGYNSVIGENNATIGRILRDNGYATSWFGKDHNTPTYEASQVGPFTQWPTGMGFDYFYGFVGGDANQWGPNLFRNTTQIYPWTGHEGTLKMDRSDPKAEVWPVTGKESKWNLITAMADDAIDWMTRIHQSDPSQPIFMHYVPGASHAPHHPKKEWVDKIHEMHLFDDGYEKLRERIFANQKRLGVIPPDLELTPWPKEMLKPWDELSPEAQKLFIRQVEVFAAYVAYNDYEMGRVIQAFEDLGKLENTIVIYQNGDNGTSAEGGPEGTFSEVAFFNGVAPPVDVQMKFYDAWGTEFAYNHMSAGWSWAFDTPFDWFKQNASRLGGINQNMVISWPKRIKDQGGLREQFVHVIDYVPTLLEVTGIAAPEYVDGIKQRPIEGTSFAYTFDKANAEAPSQHKTQYFEMMGQWAMYHDGWFMSTKVNRAPWQAFSAANPDPLNNQTFQLYNLNTDWNQTSDIAAEHPEKVKNMRAMFLEEAKKYQVLPLNASVGARVAAQRPSLTAGRKELVYTRPMTGLPQGDAPYLLDTSYTVKADITVPEGGAEGMIVTSGGRFAGWGFYLLEGKPVFLWNLLDLERLKWEAPEALSPGRHILEFDFKYDGIGLGTMAYNNFSGIGKSGTGTLKVDGRVVSTQKMEKTIPIILQWDESFDIGSDTITGVNDSDYTPPFPLTAEFNKLTITIDRPQLSPEEIKELEAGLKKMEAGRE, via the coding sequence ATGAGAAGACTGCATAGAGAGTTTAATTCGCGCATTCTGTTACTTTGTCTGTCCCTGGGGATGTTCGGGGTATCTGCCGGCTGTTCCGGGGAAATGTCTCGTTCCGCCTCTGCCCAGGATGCAGATCAGTCAGAAACTGTCACGACACAGGCGCCCGTTCCGCAATCGTCCAAGTCTTTTACGCCCCAGACAACGGGGGTAATTGGTTCCCCCAGTGCGACGACGACCATTGACGGTAAACAGCTGCCTGCACCAGCGCCGAAATTCGAGGGTGTGATCAAAGACAACGCCTTGCAGTCGAAAGAGTGGTGGGCGCCGCGGATTGTGCCGCCAAAGGAAGCGCCGAATATTCTGCTGATCATGACGGACGACGCGGGCTTCGGTGTGCCCAGCACGTTCGGTGGCGTGATTCCAACGCCGACGATGGATCGGATTGCGAAAGCGGGCCTGCGTTATAACCGTGTGTTTTCGACTTCGTTATGTTCGCCGACCCGGGCAGCGTTGATTACCGGACGGAATCATCATTCCGTTGGGTTTGGTGTGATTGCAGAACAGGCCACAGGGTTCCCTGGCTATAACAGTGTTATTGGGGAGAACAACGCCACCATTGGTCGGATCCTGCGAGATAACGGCTATGCAACCTCCTGGTTTGGCAAAGATCACAACACGCCGACTTACGAAGCGAGCCAGGTGGGTCCCTTCACCCAGTGGCCGACAGGAATGGGCTTCGACTACTTCTATGGATTTGTAGGAGGCGATGCTAACCAGTGGGGGCCGAACCTGTTTCGGAATACGACGCAGATTTATCCGTGGACGGGGCACGAAGGGACGTTGAAGATGGATCGTTCCGATCCCAAAGCAGAGGTCTGGCCCGTCACCGGCAAAGAGAGCAAGTGGAATCTGATCACCGCGATGGCCGACGATGCGATCGACTGGATGACGCGAATTCACCAGAGCGACCCGAGTCAGCCGATCTTTATGCACTATGTGCCGGGGGCCTCACACGCGCCGCACCATCCGAAGAAGGAATGGGTGGACAAGATTCATGAGATGCATCTGTTTGACGACGGCTACGAAAAGTTGCGTGAGCGGATCTTCGCGAATCAAAAACGACTCGGGGTCATTCCACCGGATCTGGAGCTCACTCCGTGGCCGAAAGAGATGCTGAAGCCCTGGGATGAGTTATCACCGGAAGCCCAGAAGCTCTTTATCCGTCAGGTCGAAGTATTTGCAGCCTACGTGGCATATAACGACTATGAAATGGGCCGCGTGATCCAGGCGTTTGAAGACCTGGGCAAACTTGAAAACACAATTGTCATCTACCAGAACGGCGATAATGGCACCAGTGCCGAAGGGGGGCCGGAGGGAACCTTCAGCGAGGTGGCTTTCTTTAACGGGGTGGCACCACCGGTGGATGTGCAGATGAAGTTCTATGATGCCTGGGGAACCGAATTTGCCTACAACCATATGTCAGCCGGCTGGTCCTGGGCCTTTGACACGCCGTTCGACTGGTTCAAACAGAATGCGTCGCGGCTCGGTGGAATCAATCAGAATATGGTGATCTCCTGGCCGAAACGGATTAAAGACCAGGGAGGGCTGCGGGAGCAGTTCGTGCATGTGATCGACTATGTGCCAACGCTGCTGGAAGTGACTGGCATTGCTGCACCGGAATATGTGGACGGCATTAAGCAGAGACCGATTGAGGGAACAAGCTTCGCTTACACCTTCGACAAAGCAAACGCCGAGGCACCGTCTCAGCACAAAACCCAGTACTTCGAAATGATGGGCCAGTGGGCGATGTATCATGATGGCTGGTTCATGAGTACGAAAGTGAACCGCGCGCCCTGGCAGGCGTTCTCGGCAGCGAACCCGGACCCGCTGAATAACCAGACCTTTCAGCTCTACAACCTGAATACCGACTGGAACCAGACCAGCGACATCGCCGCTGAACATCCCGAGAAGGTCAAAAACATGCGGGCGATGTTCCTGGAAGAAGCGAAAAAATACCAGGTTCTACCGTTGAATGCATCAGTCGGTGCCCGTGTTGCGGCCCAGCGACCCAGCCTGACCGCGGGGCGAAAGGAACTGGTCTATACGCGTCCCATGACAGGGCTGCCGCAGGGGGATGCGCCTTATCTGCTGGATACATCGTATACGGTCAAGGCGGACATCACCGTACCGGAAGGGGGCGCCGAGGGGATGATCGTCACTTCCGGCGGACGCTTTGCTGGCTGGGGGTTCTATCTGCTCGAAGGCAAACCGGTCTTTCTGTGGAACCTGCTGGATCTGGAACGGCTGAAATGGGAGGCTCCTGAGGCACTCTCTCCCGGCCGACACATTCTGGAGTTTGACTTCAAGTATGACGGCATCGGACTGGGGACGATGGCCTATAACAACTTCTCCGGGATTGGGAAAAGCGGAACCGGTACACTCAAGGTGGACGGCAGAGTGGTGTCCACGCAAAAGATGGAGAAAACGATTCCCATCATTCTGCAGTGGGACGAAAGTTTCGACATCGGCTCCGATACGATTACCGGCGTGAACGATTCGGACTATACCCCGCCGTTCCCACTGACAGCAGAGTTTAATAAGTTGACGATTACAATCGATCGGCCGCAATTGTCGCCGGAAGAAATCAAAGAGCTCGAAGCGGGGTTGAAGAAAATGGAGGCGGGCCGGGAATAG
- a CDS encoding Imm31 family immunity protein, whose protein sequence is MVEAGSDEGLRGISGEEGAIMGMSQDEETGCWGYAVSLFSTQETWDVSESQLIKTGRMKQRSDFYSGDSIRVIVDPESGEGSLKE, encoded by the coding sequence GTGGTCGAGGCCGGTTCTGATGAGGGTCTGCGGGGAATCTCTGGCGAAGAAGGTGCCATTATGGGGATGTCTCAAGACGAAGAAACCGGCTGCTGGGGGTATGCGGTTTCGTTATTTTCCACGCAGGAAACCTGGGACGTCAGTGAGAGCCAGCTTATTAAGACTGGCAGAATGAAACAGCGCAGCGATTTTTATTCTGGAGATTCTATCAGAGTGATAGTTGATCCTGAGAGTGGTGAAGGATCATTGAAGGAGTAA
- a CDS encoding magnesium transporter CorA family protein: protein MKIRVFGISDNSTLLPLPETTLSASWVEDDVHRWIDIEAATPQELNQLLTPFHLRPEVLAACLTPERSERFMSQKTALYMEVPTHLGWDQKEKPYVSFLCLQSTVITIHRDKLHTIEDVIRDLDGDVPLYSNNSSALLYYLLVEIGKQTVNAALRVRAESEQLDQACHENPDALDPQKIAVLRRKISHYAAVHDDHAYCAGVLQTVESAAFRFSEQSRFFGDTLQLSGLAGQIIAGTADRVNSLQRDYDALVQSRVESRLQFLTILSAVFLPLTLISGLYGMNFNDLPGMGIKSGYLIVIGIMLATAFITAGYFYLRGWFDKS, encoded by the coding sequence ATGAAAATACGCGTGTTTGGCATCAGCGATAATTCCACACTGCTTCCGTTACCCGAAACCACTCTTTCCGCCTCCTGGGTAGAAGATGACGTGCATCGCTGGATCGATATCGAGGCCGCGACTCCCCAGGAACTGAATCAACTGCTCACTCCGTTTCATTTGCGACCGGAAGTGCTGGCAGCCTGTCTCACACCGGAACGTAGCGAACGTTTCATGTCGCAAAAAACAGCCCTCTACATGGAAGTCCCCACGCACCTGGGCTGGGACCAGAAGGAAAAACCTTACGTTTCTTTTCTCTGCCTGCAGTCGACAGTCATCACAATCCATCGAGATAAACTGCATACAATTGAGGACGTCATTCGGGACCTGGATGGCGATGTCCCCCTCTACTCCAATAACTCTTCGGCCCTGCTCTACTATCTGCTGGTCGAAATCGGGAAACAGACTGTGAACGCGGCCCTGCGGGTCCGCGCAGAATCAGAACAGCTGGATCAGGCCTGCCATGAAAATCCGGATGCCCTCGATCCCCAAAAAATTGCCGTGCTCCGTCGAAAGATCAGTCATTACGCTGCAGTCCATGATGACCACGCTTATTGTGCAGGCGTCCTGCAAACCGTCGAATCGGCTGCCTTTCGCTTCAGTGAGCAGTCCCGGTTCTTCGGCGATACGTTGCAGCTGTCGGGACTTGCCGGACAGATCATCGCCGGCACTGCCGACCGGGTGAACAGCCTGCAGCGGGATTATGATGCCCTCGTGCAGAGTCGCGTCGAAAGCCGTCTGCAGTTTCTGACGATCCTTTCTGCAGTTTTTCTCCCCCTGACATTAATCTCCGGACTCTACGGCATGAATTTCAACGATCTGCCCGGGATGGGAATCAAATCCGGATACCTGATCGTCATCGGAATCATGCTGGCAACGGCTTTCATCACAGCCGGTTACTTCTATCTCCGTGGCTGGTTTGACAAAAGCTGA
- a CDS encoding DUF1501 domain-containing protein, with product MLKIEGRATKFCDQISRRSFLQIGGLAMGGLSLPQLLRAEQQNPQRQSHKAVIMIFLNGGPPHQDMFDLKPDAPAEIRGEFQPIATNVPGIEISELMPRVAGMMDKFSIIRSLVGSEGRHDSFQCCTGHQFRDPKPQGGWPSMGSALSKLQGAVDPSVPPYIDLSQKMAHDPYNIKGPGFLGMAHSPFRPDGEVMSNMTLNSISTVRLHERTRLLEELDTYRRKVDQKLAAESSDNFTEQALGVLTSSRLVEALDLEKVDPKVRARYGIDDPKVLGFDPKMGYQALMSRFLQARRAVEAGARMVTCSFADFDYHSDNFGRGRKVIPLLDQGVAALVEDLHERGLDQDVTVIVWGEFGRTPKINDKAGRDHWSRVHAGLLAGGGMPAGQVIGSTDKWAEAAVDRPVHMQEVFATLYHNLGIDPATTTIPDNNGRPQYLLERQAPIRELI from the coding sequence ATGCTGAAAATAGAAGGCCGTGCCACGAAATTCTGTGATCAAATCTCCCGCCGCTCTTTTCTTCAGATCGGCGGGCTGGCGATGGGGGGCTTATCGCTGCCTCAATTGCTGCGAGCCGAGCAGCAGAATCCGCAGCGTCAGTCTCACAAAGCGGTGATCATGATCTTCCTGAATGGGGGGCCACCTCACCAAGACATGTTCGACCTGAAGCCCGATGCGCCCGCCGAGATTCGCGGTGAGTTTCAACCGATTGCGACCAATGTGCCCGGCATTGAAATCAGCGAGTTGATGCCTCGCGTCGCGGGGATGATGGACAAGTTCTCGATCATCCGATCGCTGGTGGGTTCCGAAGGCCGGCACGATTCCTTTCAATGCTGCACCGGGCATCAGTTCCGGGATCCCAAACCGCAGGGGGGCTGGCCGTCCATGGGGTCGGCACTCTCCAAACTGCAGGGGGCCGTTGACCCTTCCGTGCCCCCTTATATTGATCTGTCGCAGAAGATGGCGCACGATCCTTATAACATTAAGGGGCCGGGCTTCCTGGGAATGGCGCACTCACCGTTTCGCCCTGATGGCGAGGTGATGAGCAACATGACGCTGAATTCGATTTCCACGGTCCGTCTGCACGAGCGGACCAGGCTGCTGGAAGAACTCGATACGTATCGGCGGAAGGTCGATCAGAAGCTGGCCGCCGAGTCCAGCGACAACTTTACCGAACAGGCATTGGGCGTGTTGACGTCGTCCCGGCTGGTGGAAGCGCTGGACCTGGAGAAAGTCGATCCAAAGGTCCGGGCCCGGTATGGGATCGACGATCCGAAAGTGCTCGGCTTCGATCCCAAGATGGGCTACCAGGCGCTGATGTCCCGGTTCCTGCAGGCGCGACGGGCGGTGGAAGCAGGGGCCCGGATGGTGACCTGCAGTTTCGCTGATTTCGATTACCATAGCGATAACTTCGGCAGAGGCCGCAAAGTGATTCCGTTACTGGATCAGGGCGTGGCGGCACTGGTCGAAGATCTGCATGAACGCGGCCTGGATCAGGACGTGACGGTCATCGTGTGGGGTGAGTTTGGACGGACTCCCAAGATCAATGACAAAGCCGGCCGCGATCATTGGTCGCGCGTGCATGCGGGTCTGCTGGCGGGTGGTGGAATGCCAGCCGGGCAGGTGATCGGCTCGACGGATAAATGGGCCGAAGCAGCGGTCGACCGCCCCGTGCATATGCAGGAGGTCTTCGCGACGCTGTATCACAACCTGGGCATTGATCCTGCCACGACCACCATCCCGGACAATAACGGCCGTCCGCAGTATCTGCTGGAACGCCAGGCACCGATTCGGGAACTGATCTGA
- a CDS encoding DUF1254 domain-containing protein: MQTQHQATRQWVSACVMMAGLFVTNTVQAQTSEKFKMTTPIPPGIAVPDQVETRLGTLNFIDGVPDKASTQKLYDNLDFQRAVQAYLLALPVVNQASNRNNILTMGPANKTVPIWENLVDSTTIELTANDNTPYTWFWLDLREGPVVVEAPPKVLGLVDDMWYHWNGDIGITGPDKGKGGKYLLLPPGYQDDIPEGYFVVRPGSLSVWVAWRSFVVDGNPTPGVELVKQHTKIYPLSEADNPASPKFINMSGKPFNMVGPAGYQFWELLNSVVQTEPTETVDATTLGFWASIGIQKGKPFKPDARMKKILKEAAVVGDATARALAYRLRQKGGRIFDDRQWRYAFLGGYKFQWQPGVSNLDASAFFFFLATGVTPAMDTQIVGKGSTYPWTALDSQGNPFDGGKNYKLHLPPDIPVATFWSVIVYDTQTRSMLQTDDPHPSVSSQNKGLQANADGSVDVYFGPSPPKGKQSNWVQTIPGKSWFMILRLYGPLKPWFDKSWKPGDIELQE; the protein is encoded by the coding sequence ATGCAAACACAACATCAAGCAACCAGGCAGTGGGTATCTGCGTGTGTGATGATGGCAGGGCTCTTTGTCACCAACACAGTCCAGGCACAGACGAGCGAGAAGTTTAAAATGACGACTCCCATCCCGCCGGGGATCGCTGTTCCGGATCAGGTGGAGACGCGTCTGGGAACGCTCAATTTCATTGATGGTGTGCCGGACAAAGCGAGTACTCAGAAGCTGTATGACAACCTGGATTTTCAACGCGCGGTTCAGGCTTACCTGCTCGCGCTGCCGGTAGTAAATCAGGCGAGTAACCGTAACAATATTCTCACCATGGGACCGGCCAACAAAACCGTGCCCATCTGGGAAAACCTGGTCGACTCCACCACGATTGAACTGACGGCCAATGATAACACCCCTTATACCTGGTTCTGGCTGGATCTGCGCGAGGGCCCCGTTGTGGTCGAGGCACCGCCCAAAGTGCTTGGGCTGGTCGACGATATGTGGTACCACTGGAATGGCGACATCGGCATAACCGGACCAGATAAAGGCAAAGGGGGCAAATATCTGCTTTTACCACCCGGTTATCAAGACGACATTCCGGAAGGTTACTTTGTGGTGCGGCCCGGTTCTCTGAGTGTCTGGGTTGCCTGGCGAAGCTTCGTGGTTGACGGTAATCCGACGCCCGGCGTGGAACTGGTCAAGCAGCATACGAAAATCTATCCACTGTCCGAGGCCGACAATCCGGCAAGTCCGAAGTTTATCAACATGTCGGGCAAACCGTTTAATATGGTTGGTCCCGCCGGTTATCAATTCTGGGAACTGTTGAACTCGGTCGTGCAGACTGAACCGACCGAAACGGTTGATGCGACGACACTGGGCTTCTGGGCGTCGATCGGCATTCAGAAAGGGAAGCCATTTAAACCTGATGCCCGCATGAAGAAGATTCTCAAGGAAGCAGCTGTCGTGGGGGATGCGACTGCCCGTGCGCTTGCCTATCGGCTACGTCAGAAAGGGGGGCGGATCTTCGACGACCGGCAGTGGCGGTATGCGTTTCTGGGCGGTTACAAGTTCCAGTGGCAGCCGGGAGTCTCGAATCTCGATGCGTCTGCATTTTTCTTTTTCCTCGCTACGGGTGTAACGCCGGCGATGGACACGCAGATTGTGGGCAAAGGGTCGACATACCCCTGGACGGCCCTGGATTCCCAAGGCAATCCCTTTGACGGCGGCAAGAACTACAAACTGCACCTGCCACCGGATATCCCGGTCGCGACGTTCTGGTCGGTGATTGTGTATGACACGCAGACGCGGTCGATGTTACAGACCGACGATCCGCATCCCAGTGTGAGCAGTCAGAACAAGGGGCTGCAGGCCAACGCGGATGGTTCGGTCGACGTCTACTTCGGCCCCAGTCCGCCGAAGGGGAAGCAGAGTAACTGGGTGCAGACGATCCCCGGCAAGAGCTGGTTCATGATTCTCCGTCTGTATGGTCCATTGAAGCCCTGGTTCGATAAATCCTGGAAGCCCGGAGATATTGAGCTACAGGAGTAA
- a CDS encoding DUF1294 domain-containing protein: MRSQGKITHWDDEKGFGFITPQDDGTEVFVHISAFTRTTRRPQTGDPVSYETTPGKDGKTKAEHVRFSDQSVVKILCSAPAVLFTVLFICFLLVSVYFNRLSWLALVAYGAASVITFIAYAWDKSAAQRGKWRTAEATLHLMSLVGGWPGALAAQRLLRHKSSKQKFLVVFWLTVFLNVAAIGYVVWHGDFGLIN, from the coding sequence ATGCGTTCACAGGGAAAAATCACACACTGGGATGATGAAAAAGGCTTTGGCTTTATCACACCCCAAGACGACGGCACTGAGGTCTTCGTGCACATCAGCGCTTTCACACGAACTACACGCCGGCCGCAGACAGGCGATCCTGTTTCGTACGAAACAACCCCGGGCAAAGACGGTAAAACCAAGGCCGAGCATGTCCGTTTTTCAGATCAGTCAGTAGTCAAGATTTTGTGCAGCGCTCCCGCTGTTCTGTTTACGGTACTCTTTATCTGCTTTCTACTGGTCTCGGTCTATTTCAACCGGCTCTCCTGGCTGGCACTGGTGGCATACGGTGCCGCGAGCGTGATCACATTTATCGCCTACGCCTGGGATAAATCAGCGGCTCAACGGGGAAAGTGGCGGACAGCAGAAGCGACCCTGCACTTGATGTCATTGGTGGGCGGCTGGCCCGGCGCCCTGGCCGCACAACGCCTGCTGCGACACAAATCCAGCAAACAGAAATTCTTAGTTGTGTTTTGGCTGACCGTCTTCCTGAACGTGGCAGCAATCGGCTATGTAGTCTGGCACGGTGATTTCGGCTTGATCAATTAA